A genomic window from Acidobacteriota bacterium includes:
- a CDS encoding dihydrodipicolinate synthase family protein: MSRGAKVFTGCMPALMTPCDAQGVVDFEALARKGRELVDAGMSAVVYCGSMGDWPLLDDEQRMQGVEHLVAAGVPTVVGTGAQNSRRAVALATHAGEVGAAGLMVIPRVLSRGTSPAAQRAHFAGILEAAPGLPAVIYNSPYYGFETRAELFFDLREKYSNLVGFKEFGGAPSLSYAAEHITSGDPNLILMVGVDTQVVHGYVHCGAGGAITGIGNALPKEVLRLVALCERAAEGDAEALRLAQELDEALSVLATFDEGPDLVLYYKHLMVLEGCPEYEHQLNSADALSPQQRAFLETHWRQFRRWWERWPGAAA; this comes from the coding sequence ATGAGCCGAGGTGCGAAGGTCTTTACCGGCTGTATGCCGGCGTTGATGACGCCCTGCGACGCCCAGGGCGTCGTCGACTTCGAGGCGCTGGCTCGCAAGGGGCGAGAGCTGGTCGATGCCGGCATGAGTGCGGTGGTGTATTGCGGCTCGATGGGTGACTGGCCTTTGCTCGACGACGAGCAGCGCATGCAGGGCGTCGAGCATCTGGTCGCCGCGGGGGTTCCCACGGTGGTCGGGACCGGCGCTCAGAACTCGCGTCGCGCCGTCGCCCTGGCGACCCATGCCGGCGAGGTTGGCGCGGCCGGCTTGATGGTGATTCCGCGAGTGCTCTCCCGCGGCACGTCTCCCGCTGCCCAGCGGGCTCACTTCGCCGGCATTCTGGAAGCGGCGCCGGGGCTTCCCGCCGTCATCTACAACAGCCCTTACTACGGATTCGAGACTCGCGCCGAGCTGTTCTTCGACCTGCGAGAGAAGTACTCGAATCTGGTCGGTTTCAAGGAGTTCGGTGGGGCCCCGTCTCTGAGCTACGCTGCCGAGCACATCACCAGCGGAGACCCGAATCTCATCCTGATGGTGGGGGTCGACACTCAGGTGGTGCATGGCTATGTCCACTGCGGTGCCGGGGGCGCGATCACCGGCATCGGCAACGCGCTGCCGAAGGAGGTGCTGCGTCTGGTCGCACTCTGCGAGCGGGCAGCCGAGGGGGATGCCGAGGCCCTGCGCCTCGCCCAGGAGCTCGACGAAGCCTTGAGTGTCTTGGCGACCTTCGACGAGGGGCCGGACCTGGTGCTTTACTACAAGCACCTGATGGTGCTCGAAGGCTGCCCCGAGTACGAGCATCAGCTCAACTCCGCGGATGCCTTGAGCCCGCAGCAGCGGGCCTTCCTCGAGACGCACTGGCGGCAGTTTCGCCGTTGGTGGGAGCGCTGGCCCGGTGCGGCGGCCTGA
- a CDS encoding proline racemase family protein: MRVIDSHTEGEPTRVIVEGGPALGFGSLAERRERFEREFDHVRRAVILEPRGSDALVGALLCPPTNSRYATGAIFFNNEGYLGMCGHATIGVAVTLAYLSRSGLGQIAIETPVGGVQVELTDPNQATVENVPSYCYRREVVVEVEGLGEVTGAVAWGGNWFFLVNGTPCEIVRRHEGRLTQAAIRIKAALEERGITGRDGQVIDHIEFFEPPRSAGADSRNFVLCPGNVYDRSPCGTGTSAKLACLAESGELAAGETWVQESMIGSRFVASYRRNEVGEIITRVTGRAYVCSEAELHFHPDDPFVHGIA, from the coding sequence ATGCGCGTGATCGATTCCCATACCGAAGGCGAGCCGACCCGGGTGATCGTCGAAGGCGGTCCGGCGCTCGGATTCGGCTCCCTCGCCGAGCGCCGAGAGCGCTTCGAGCGCGAGTTCGATCACGTGCGGCGGGCGGTGATTCTCGAGCCGAGAGGCTCGGACGCCTTGGTGGGGGCTCTCCTCTGTCCGCCCACCAACAGCCGCTATGCGACCGGGGCGATCTTCTTCAACAACGAGGGGTACCTCGGTATGTGCGGCCACGCCACCATTGGGGTCGCCGTGACTCTGGCCTATCTGAGTCGCTCTGGGCTGGGGCAGATCGCCATCGAAACGCCGGTCGGTGGGGTTCAGGTCGAGCTCACCGATCCCAACCAGGCGACGGTCGAGAACGTGCCGAGCTACTGCTATCGACGCGAGGTCGTCGTCGAAGTCGAGGGCCTCGGTGAGGTCACCGGTGCGGTGGCCTGGGGCGGCAACTGGTTCTTTCTAGTGAACGGGACGCCTTGCGAGATCGTGCGGCGTCATGAAGGCAGGCTCACCCAGGCGGCGATTCGGATCAAGGCTGCCCTCGAAGAGCGCGGCATCACCGGCCGCGATGGTCAGGTGATCGATCACATCGAGTTCTTCGAACCGCCGCGCTCGGCCGGTGCCGACTCCCGCAACTTCGTCCTCTGCCCCGGAAACGTCTACGATCGCTCGCCCTGCGGCACGGGTACCAGCGCCAAGCTCGCCTGCCTGGCCGAGAGCGGCGAGCTCGCCGCCGGCGAGACCTGGGTCCAGGAGTCGATGATCGGCAGCCGCTTCGTCGCCAGCTACCGGCGCAACGAGGTGGGCGAGATCATCACCCGGGTGACCGGGCGGGCCTACGTTTGCAGCGAGGCGGAGCTCCACTTCCATCCCGACGACCCCTTCGTTCACGGGATCGCTTGA
- a CDS encoding FAD-dependent oxidoreductase: protein MTTRSESVVVVGGGIVGIACAHYLQRAGYGVTVIDRSGIGQACSHGNCGYICPSHVLPLNEPGALREGLVSLVNPSAPLRIRPQMRLSLYRWLLQFARRCTHRQMLEAGRCLLPILESSMDEYRKLFTELPAAGEWKENGLAYVFQEEAAFEAFARTDRLLSETYGVTAQRVEGDDLSAFDPALKPGLAGAYFYDDDGSVRPDRLVRDWSGHLSRSGVELIEDCRLEGVSRSGGAIVSLSTSRGDMTADHFVFALGSWSSKWSSELRCALPVEPGKGYSVTMSRPQVCPRHPMLFPEQRIGVTPFDHGFRIGSMMEFVGWDTSIPERRIEQLQESARPYLVHPVGEEVRETWYGWRPMTWDSLPIIGRAPRLDNAFLATGHNMLGLTMAAATGRLIAELVAEQPTHIDIEAFSPQRF from the coding sequence GTGACCACGCGTAGCGAAAGCGTCGTGGTGGTGGGCGGCGGCATCGTGGGCATCGCCTGCGCTCACTATCTTCAGAGGGCTGGCTACGGGGTGACGGTGATCGATCGCTCCGGCATCGGGCAGGCCTGCTCCCACGGCAACTGCGGCTACATCTGCCCCAGCCACGTGCTGCCCCTCAACGAGCCGGGAGCGCTGCGCGAGGGCCTTGTTTCGCTGGTGAATCCGAGCGCGCCGCTGCGCATTCGGCCTCAGATGCGGCTCAGCCTCTATCGCTGGCTGCTGCAGTTCGCGCGTCGCTGTACGCACCGGCAAATGCTCGAGGCTGGTCGCTGCCTGCTGCCGATTCTGGAGTCGTCCATGGACGAGTACCGAAAGCTCTTTACTGAGCTGCCGGCGGCGGGGGAGTGGAAGGAGAACGGCCTCGCCTATGTCTTCCAGGAAGAGGCTGCCTTCGAGGCCTTTGCCCGCACCGATCGCCTACTTTCCGAGACCTATGGCGTCACGGCGCAGCGAGTGGAGGGTGACGATTTGAGCGCCTTCGATCCCGCCCTCAAGCCGGGGTTGGCGGGCGCCTACTTCTATGACGACGACGGCTCCGTACGGCCGGATCGACTGGTGCGCGATTGGTCTGGGCACCTGTCCCGAAGTGGCGTCGAGCTGATCGAGGACTGTCGCCTCGAAGGGGTTTCCAGGTCGGGTGGCGCGATCGTCTCTCTCTCGACCTCCCGTGGAGACATGACTGCCGACCACTTCGTGTTTGCCCTCGGCTCGTGGTCCAGCAAGTGGTCCAGCGAGCTGCGCTGCGCGCTGCCGGTCGAGCCCGGCAAGGGATACTCCGTCACCATGAGTCGGCCGCAGGTCTGCCCGCGACACCCGATGCTCTTCCCCGAGCAACGCATCGGCGTGACGCCCTTCGACCATGGCTTTCGAATCGGCTCGATGATGGAGTTCGTCGGTTGGGACACGAGCATTCCCGAGCGCCGTATCGAGCAGCTCCAGGAGTCGGCGCGCCCGTACCTCGTTCATCCGGTGGGCGAGGAGGTACGCGAAACCTGGTACGGCTGGCGGCCGATGACCTGGGACAGCCTGCCGATCATCGGGCGAGCGCCGCGTCTCGACAATGCCTTTCTGGCCACCGGCCACAACATGCTCGGCCTCACCATGGCGGCGGCGACCGGGCGGTTGATCGCCGAGCTGGTCGCGGAGCAGCCGACGCACATCGATATCGAAGCGTTCTCACCGCAGCGCTTCTGA